A portion of the Osmia lignaria lignaria isolate PbOS001 chromosome 15, iyOsmLign1, whole genome shotgun sequence genome contains these proteins:
- the LOC117608416 gene encoding putative phosphorylase b kinase regulatory subunit beta isoform X1: MASLTMTPSQTPRISQIRNVRQGSVIDLDIDMFLKISNYEDTVRQLDIYYGIVKRQLLRYQSCITGLFPQISSDKVAGSVRESIYCAAAIWSLYQAYRRIDDDRGKSYELGQSAVKCMRGILECWVKQSARIELFKRNQCNRFALHCKFHLNTGDEIFKDADYNHLQIDIVSLYLIFLVQMISSGLQIIYTQDEVAFIQNLVYYVERAYRTPDYGMWERGSRYNDGTPEIHASSIGIAKSALEAINGCNLFGEKGASWSVIYVDIDAHNRNRSIFETMLPRESSSKSVDIALLPTISFPAFATHEEVLYNETKANIVRRLKGNYGFKRFGRDGYKTVLENKDRRYYKSGEIKEFDSIECEWPLFYIFMVIDGVFKTLPEQVEEYQNLLKEKMYKDVNGDPVIPMYYYVPEDSLEAERNDPGSTYRIPSAEGRGRKSSTDADPGPMYLWNQAMFIIAQLLTAGLLHINELDPIRRYLPSYNRPRKAGRYSAFQAKPTIGTHTDLVVQIVLIAESMRLQAMMATYGIQTQTPHEVEPVQILSSAQLVKVYEKLGVNGKLNLQGRPSRPIGSLGTSKVYRVCGMTVLCYPLIFEVSEFYLYRDMALLIDDIKTELQFVGKYWRLSGRPTVCLLIREEHMRDPQFKEMLDLFAMLKKGYCDKTKVRIGRLQNLISSSCIEHLDFVNTIETDLELTQFKQLEHDYIGYQSLTDVPKALTYSENIKDCAYYMNEPLYNILNEIRNNKSLYTLCQLYGILLKREGVNYEVNGMTVGDYLRTLYQQAGCLRYWMVVRYCSSLLNHTVDSISPFITAVLVKGKQITVGVIGQEETVFDKPMTPAEIQSVMYSTIQPHNVVHAVLQQEVLLYCGRLIGTNPEMFKGILKIRIGWVLEAIKLYLQMFVKNPKPVENYSPFEIRRFLIKVLTVKNWANDEKLTILGRRKIEGCLCRVPAHFYNHVWEVLLRCPGGICVNEQELPQQPTLSNMTRSELAFALFVESLLHHIQLPEYRQIIVELLTIVSTILLRNPELSFQKQLDLNKLVEDAFLMYCKDHNLEKTADQSIFFSAPYSITAGYLARAIVNNVLTGGCFATINDINDAIENRETCKIA, from the exons ATGGCATCTCTTACAATGACGCCTTCGCAAACACCAAG AATCTCCCAGATCAGAAATGTACGTCAAGGCAGTGTTATTGATTTGGATATTGATATGTTccttaaaatatcaaattacgAAGATACAGTTAGACAACTTGATATTTATTATGGAATTG TTAAGAGACAATTGTTACGCTACCAAAGTTGCATAACAGGTCTTTTTCCTCAAATTTCAAGCGATAAAGTAGCCGGAAGCGTACGAGAAAGTATTTATTGCGCCGCTGCTATATGGAGTTTATATCAAGCGTATAG ACGTATAGACGATGATCGTGGAAAATCATATGAACTTGGACAATCAGCTGTAAAGTGTATGCgtggaattttagaatgttGGGTGAAACAATCTGCTAGAATAGAGTTATTTAAACGCAATCAGTGTAATCGATTTGCTTTGCAttgcaaatttcatttaaatactgGTGATGAGATTTTTAAAGATGCAGACTACAATCATTTACAG aTCGATATCGTTTCTctgtatttgatatttttagtcCAAATGATTTCTTCGGGATTACAAATTATATATACCCAAGATGAAGTAGCGTTTATACAAAATCTTGTATATTATGTAGAAAGAGCATATCGTACACCCGATTATGGCATGTGGGAACGCGGTAGTCGTTACAATGACGGTACTCCTGAAATTCATGCAAGTTCAATTGGTATAGCCAAAAGTGCTCTTGAAGCTATTAATGGATGTAATTTATTTGGAGAAAAAGGAGCTTCTTGGTCAGTAATATACGTTGATATCGATGCACATAATCGAAATCGCAGCATTTTTGAAACAATGCTTCCAAGAGAATCCAGTTCCAAG AGTGTAGACATAGCTTTGTTACCAACAATATCTTTTCCTGCGTTTGCAACACACGAGGAAGTATTATACAATGAAACGAAGGCGAATATAGTTCGGAGATTAAAAGGCAATTATGGATTTAAAAGATTTGGAAGAGATGGATATAAAACAGTCTTAGAGAACAAAGATCGTCGTTATTACAAATCTGGTGAAATTAAG GAATTCGATAGTATAGAATGCGAATGgccattattttacattttcatggtAATTGATGGTGTTTTTAAAACTCTTCCGGAACAAGTAGAAGAATATCAAAATCTGTTGAAGGAAAAAATGTATAAAGATGTAAATGGAG ATCCTGTGATACCTATGTATTACTATGTACCTGAGGATAGTTTGGAAGCAGAAAGAAATGATCCTGGCAGTACCTATCGAATACCAAGCGCTGAAGGAAGAGGTCGAAAAAGTTCTACAGATGCAGATCCCGGTCCCATGTATTTATGGAATCAAGCCATGTTCATAATTGCACAGTTATTGACAGCTGGCTTGTTACATATTAATGAATTAGATCCAATCCGACGTTATCTTCCTTCGTACAATAGACCACGGAAAGCTGGAAGGTATTCAGCTTTTCAA GCTAAACCCACTATT GGTACTCATACCGATCTTGTAGTACAAATCGTTCTTATTGCTGAGTCTATGAGATTGCAAGCTATGATGGCAACGTATGGCATACAGACACAAACACCTCATGAAGTAGAACCTGTCCAGATATTGTCATCCGCACAATTAGTCAAAGTTTATGAAAAATTAGGAGTGAATGGTAAATTGAATTTACAAGGTCGACCATCTAGACCAATTGGATCTCTGGGTACAAGTAAG gTTTATAGAGTTTGTGGTATGACAGTGCTCTGTTATCCTTTGATATTTGAAGTAtcagaattttatttatatagagaCATGGCTTTATTAATTGATGATATAAAAACTGAGCTCCAATTTGTGGGTAAATACTGGCGACTTTCGGGTCGACCTACTGTATGTCTTTTAATACGGGAGGAACATATGag GGATCCGCAATTTAAAGAAATGCTGGATCTTTTTGCTATGTTGAAAAAAGGGTATTGCGATAAAACAAAAGTTCGAATTGGTAGATTGCAAAATCTCATTTCATCTTCGTGTATTG AACACTTGGATTTTGTAAATACTATAGAAACAGATCTTGAGCTTACTCAGTTTAAACAATTGGAGCATGATTATATTGGATATCAAAGTCTTACAGATGTACCTAAAGCTTTAACTTACAGTGAAAACATCAAAGATTGTGCT TATTACATGAATGAACCActgtataatatattaaatgaaatccGCAATAATAAAAGCCTTTATACTTTATGTCAACTTTACGGCATTTTGTTGAAACGAGAGGGTGTGAATTATGAAGTTAATGGAATGACAG TTGGGGATTATCTGCGGACTTTATATCAACAAGCAGGTTGCCTCAGATATTGGATGGTTGTTCGTTACTGCAGCAGCTTATTAAATCATACTGTTGATAGTATCAGCCCGTTTATAACTGCCGTTCTAGTTAAAGGAAAACAG ATTACAGTTGGAGTTATTGGGCAAGAAGAAACAGTGTTTGATAAACCAATGACACCTGCAGAAATTCAATCAGTTATGTATTCTACAATTCAACCACACAATGTAGTACATGCAGTACTTCAGCAAGAAGTTTTATTATATTGTGGTAGACTGATTGGAACAAATCCAGAAATGTTTaaaggaatattaaaaattcgtattgg GTGGGTTTTAGAAGCAATAAAGCTTTACTTGCAAATGTTTGTTAAAAACCCTAAACCGGTTGAAAATTATAGTCCTTTTGAAATTCGCCGATTTCTTATAAAAGTATTGACGGTTAAAAATTGGGCAAATGATGAAAA gcTTACGATATTAGGGCGTAGAAAAATTGAAGGTTGCCTATGTAGGGTGCCTGCACatttttataatcatgtttGGGAAGTTCTGTTGCGTTGTCCAGGTGGTATTTGCGTTAATGAACAAGAATTGCCGCAACAGCCTACTCTTTCTAACATGACCCGTTCGGAACTTGCGTTTGCTTTATTTGTGGAGTCTTTGCTTCATCATATACAATTACCAGAATATCGTCAAATTATTGTAGAA TTACTTACCATAGTGTCAACAATTTTGCTTAGAAATCCAGAATTAAGTTTTCAGAAACAGTTGGATCTTAACAAACTCGTTGAAGACGCTTTTCTCATGTATTGCAAG gatcataatttagaaaaaacaGCAGATCAATCGATATTTTTTTCTGCTCCTTACTCAATAACTGCTGGATATCTTGCTAGagctattgttaataatgtacttACTGGAGGATGTTTTGCAACTATAAATGACATTAATGATGCAATTGAAAATAGAGAAACTTGTAAAATTGCGTAA
- the LOC117608416 gene encoding putative phosphorylase b kinase regulatory subunit beta isoform X2, translating to MASLTMTPSQTPRISQIRNVRQGSVIDLDIDMFLKISNYEDTVRQLDIYYGIVKRQLLRYQSCITGLFPQISSDKVAGSVRESIYCAAAIWSLYQAYRRIDDDRGKSYELGQSAVKCMRGILECWVKQSARIELFKRNQCNRFALHCKFHLNTGDEIFKDADYNHLQIDIVSLYLIFLVQMISSGLQIIYTQDEVAFIQNLVYYVERAYRTPDYGMWERGSRYNDGTPEIHASSIGIAKSALEAINGCNLFGEKGASWSVIYVDIDAHNRNRSIFETMLPRESSSKSVDIALLPTISFPAFATHEEVLYNETKANIVRRLKGNYGFKRFGRDGYKTVLENKDRRYYKSGEIKEFDSIECEWPLFYIFMVIDGVFKTLPEQVEEYQNLLKEKMYKDVNGDPVIPMYYYVPEDSLEAERNDPGSTYRIPSAEGRGRKSSTDADPGPMYLWNQAMFIIAQLLTAGLLHINELDPIRRYLPSYNRPRKAGRYSAFQGTHTDLVVQIVLIAESMRLQAMMATYGIQTQTPHEVEPVQILSSAQLVKVYEKLGVNGKLNLQGRPSRPIGSLGTSKVYRVCGMTVLCYPLIFEVSEFYLYRDMALLIDDIKTELQFVGKYWRLSGRPTVCLLIREEHMRDPQFKEMLDLFAMLKKGYCDKTKVRIGRLQNLISSSCIEHLDFVNTIETDLELTQFKQLEHDYIGYQSLTDVPKALTYSENIKDCAYYMNEPLYNILNEIRNNKSLYTLCQLYGILLKREGVNYEVNGMTVGDYLRTLYQQAGCLRYWMVVRYCSSLLNHTVDSISPFITAVLVKGKQITVGVIGQEETVFDKPMTPAEIQSVMYSTIQPHNVVHAVLQQEVLLYCGRLIGTNPEMFKGILKIRIGWVLEAIKLYLQMFVKNPKPVENYSPFEIRRFLIKVLTVKNWANDEKLTILGRRKIEGCLCRVPAHFYNHVWEVLLRCPGGICVNEQELPQQPTLSNMTRSELAFALFVESLLHHIQLPEYRQIIVELLTIVSTILLRNPELSFQKQLDLNKLVEDAFLMYCKDHNLEKTADQSIFFSAPYSITAGYLARAIVNNVLTGGCFATINDINDAIENRETCKIA from the exons ATGGCATCTCTTACAATGACGCCTTCGCAAACACCAAG AATCTCCCAGATCAGAAATGTACGTCAAGGCAGTGTTATTGATTTGGATATTGATATGTTccttaaaatatcaaattacgAAGATACAGTTAGACAACTTGATATTTATTATGGAATTG TTAAGAGACAATTGTTACGCTACCAAAGTTGCATAACAGGTCTTTTTCCTCAAATTTCAAGCGATAAAGTAGCCGGAAGCGTACGAGAAAGTATTTATTGCGCCGCTGCTATATGGAGTTTATATCAAGCGTATAG ACGTATAGACGATGATCGTGGAAAATCATATGAACTTGGACAATCAGCTGTAAAGTGTATGCgtggaattttagaatgttGGGTGAAACAATCTGCTAGAATAGAGTTATTTAAACGCAATCAGTGTAATCGATTTGCTTTGCAttgcaaatttcatttaaatactgGTGATGAGATTTTTAAAGATGCAGACTACAATCATTTACAG aTCGATATCGTTTCTctgtatttgatatttttagtcCAAATGATTTCTTCGGGATTACAAATTATATATACCCAAGATGAAGTAGCGTTTATACAAAATCTTGTATATTATGTAGAAAGAGCATATCGTACACCCGATTATGGCATGTGGGAACGCGGTAGTCGTTACAATGACGGTACTCCTGAAATTCATGCAAGTTCAATTGGTATAGCCAAAAGTGCTCTTGAAGCTATTAATGGATGTAATTTATTTGGAGAAAAAGGAGCTTCTTGGTCAGTAATATACGTTGATATCGATGCACATAATCGAAATCGCAGCATTTTTGAAACAATGCTTCCAAGAGAATCCAGTTCCAAG AGTGTAGACATAGCTTTGTTACCAACAATATCTTTTCCTGCGTTTGCAACACACGAGGAAGTATTATACAATGAAACGAAGGCGAATATAGTTCGGAGATTAAAAGGCAATTATGGATTTAAAAGATTTGGAAGAGATGGATATAAAACAGTCTTAGAGAACAAAGATCGTCGTTATTACAAATCTGGTGAAATTAAG GAATTCGATAGTATAGAATGCGAATGgccattattttacattttcatggtAATTGATGGTGTTTTTAAAACTCTTCCGGAACAAGTAGAAGAATATCAAAATCTGTTGAAGGAAAAAATGTATAAAGATGTAAATGGAG ATCCTGTGATACCTATGTATTACTATGTACCTGAGGATAGTTTGGAAGCAGAAAGAAATGATCCTGGCAGTACCTATCGAATACCAAGCGCTGAAGGAAGAGGTCGAAAAAGTTCTACAGATGCAGATCCCGGTCCCATGTATTTATGGAATCAAGCCATGTTCATAATTGCACAGTTATTGACAGCTGGCTTGTTACATATTAATGAATTAGATCCAATCCGACGTTATCTTCCTTCGTACAATAGACCACGGAAAGCTGGAAGGTATTCAGCTTTTCAA GGTACTCATACCGATCTTGTAGTACAAATCGTTCTTATTGCTGAGTCTATGAGATTGCAAGCTATGATGGCAACGTATGGCATACAGACACAAACACCTCATGAAGTAGAACCTGTCCAGATATTGTCATCCGCACAATTAGTCAAAGTTTATGAAAAATTAGGAGTGAATGGTAAATTGAATTTACAAGGTCGACCATCTAGACCAATTGGATCTCTGGGTACAAGTAAG gTTTATAGAGTTTGTGGTATGACAGTGCTCTGTTATCCTTTGATATTTGAAGTAtcagaattttatttatatagagaCATGGCTTTATTAATTGATGATATAAAAACTGAGCTCCAATTTGTGGGTAAATACTGGCGACTTTCGGGTCGACCTACTGTATGTCTTTTAATACGGGAGGAACATATGag GGATCCGCAATTTAAAGAAATGCTGGATCTTTTTGCTATGTTGAAAAAAGGGTATTGCGATAAAACAAAAGTTCGAATTGGTAGATTGCAAAATCTCATTTCATCTTCGTGTATTG AACACTTGGATTTTGTAAATACTATAGAAACAGATCTTGAGCTTACTCAGTTTAAACAATTGGAGCATGATTATATTGGATATCAAAGTCTTACAGATGTACCTAAAGCTTTAACTTACAGTGAAAACATCAAAGATTGTGCT TATTACATGAATGAACCActgtataatatattaaatgaaatccGCAATAATAAAAGCCTTTATACTTTATGTCAACTTTACGGCATTTTGTTGAAACGAGAGGGTGTGAATTATGAAGTTAATGGAATGACAG TTGGGGATTATCTGCGGACTTTATATCAACAAGCAGGTTGCCTCAGATATTGGATGGTTGTTCGTTACTGCAGCAGCTTATTAAATCATACTGTTGATAGTATCAGCCCGTTTATAACTGCCGTTCTAGTTAAAGGAAAACAG ATTACAGTTGGAGTTATTGGGCAAGAAGAAACAGTGTTTGATAAACCAATGACACCTGCAGAAATTCAATCAGTTATGTATTCTACAATTCAACCACACAATGTAGTACATGCAGTACTTCAGCAAGAAGTTTTATTATATTGTGGTAGACTGATTGGAACAAATCCAGAAATGTTTaaaggaatattaaaaattcgtattgg GTGGGTTTTAGAAGCAATAAAGCTTTACTTGCAAATGTTTGTTAAAAACCCTAAACCGGTTGAAAATTATAGTCCTTTTGAAATTCGCCGATTTCTTATAAAAGTATTGACGGTTAAAAATTGGGCAAATGATGAAAA gcTTACGATATTAGGGCGTAGAAAAATTGAAGGTTGCCTATGTAGGGTGCCTGCACatttttataatcatgtttGGGAAGTTCTGTTGCGTTGTCCAGGTGGTATTTGCGTTAATGAACAAGAATTGCCGCAACAGCCTACTCTTTCTAACATGACCCGTTCGGAACTTGCGTTTGCTTTATTTGTGGAGTCTTTGCTTCATCATATACAATTACCAGAATATCGTCAAATTATTGTAGAA TTACTTACCATAGTGTCAACAATTTTGCTTAGAAATCCAGAATTAAGTTTTCAGAAACAGTTGGATCTTAACAAACTCGTTGAAGACGCTTTTCTCATGTATTGCAAG gatcataatttagaaaaaacaGCAGATCAATCGATATTTTTTTCTGCTCCTTACTCAATAACTGCTGGATATCTTGCTAGagctattgttaataatgtacttACTGGAGGATGTTTTGCAACTATAAATGACATTAATGATGCAATTGAAAATAGAGAAACTTGTAAAATTGCGTAA
- the LOC117608418 gene encoding uncharacterized protein LOC117608418, translating into MGGGDLNLKKSWHPSTMKNIEKVWKAEQQQHQEKRKIAELKKELEIEKDREDIKKYAMEQGVIEKKDDKKLDWMYKGPNQLVNREEYLLGRPIDKSFEQLAQVEKGVEVNQAKNHVEHECIPPSLRFFSGNEQVDLARKMQEDPLYAIKKKEMETRSQLLKNPVKLKQLRQLLEQQSKKSKSEKKQKKKKKHKHSADTDDETELDMLIAAKYKQLKEKISDKDLIKSMKKVKHRRKTKSKNKHDLSDELESSNEEDSSNEDKKQKRKKSSSIDNAETSKHSKERYEKRVRSRSSSRESNDSTVHKKRNKEYRRDTSKTENKHFRSKSPRSREYSSKYNNRSSIENKYVSNKSHPNEENQNKDRWNSKKKQTLTEEEKERRRQEMIANATWRDKERERNVKKYREEEKKEVDSSKVYNQDFVRKQLAVAAEVGTVASRIKSNINNIQRSGRAMDTNFAKR; encoded by the exons ATGGGAGGAGGAGATTTG aatttgaaaaaatcatGGCATCCATctacaatgaaaaatatagagaaGGTATGGAAAGCAGAACAACAGCAGCatcaagaaaaaaggaagatagcagaattaaaaaaagaattagaaatcGAGAAAGACAGAGAAGACATAAAGAAGTATGCAATGGAGCAGGGtgtgatagaaaaaaaagatgacAAAAAATTAGACTGGATGTATAAAGGACCAAATCAATTAGTCAATAGAGAGGAGTATTTACTTGGACGTCCAATTGATAAATCTTTTGAACAACTAGCTCAAGTAGAAAAAGGTGTTGAAGTAAATCAGGCTAAAAACCATGTTGAACACG AATGTATTCCACCATCTTTGCGTTTTTTTTCTGGGAATGAACAAGTTGACTTAGCCAGAAAAATGCAAGAAGATCCTTTGTATGCtatcaagaaaaaagaaatggaaactaGGAGtcaattattgaaaaatccTGTTAAGTTAAAACAACTAAGGCAATTG CTGGAACAACAATCAAAGAAAAGCAAAagtgaaaagaaacagaaaaagaagaaaaaacataaGCACAGTGCAGATACTGATGATGAGACTGAGTTGGATATGTTAATAGCTGCTAAGTATAAACAGCTGAAAGAAAAGATTAGCGATAAGGATTTAATAAAATCTATGAAAAAGGTTAAACATAGACGAAAGACGAAATCAAAAAACAAACATGATCTTAGCGATGAATTAGAAAGTAGTAATGAAGAAGATTCAAGCAATGAGGATAAAAaacagaaacgaaaaaaaagcagCAGTATAGATAATGCTGAAACCAGCAAACACAGTAAAGAAAGATATGAAAAACGTGTTAGAAGTCGTAGTTCAAGTCGAGAAAGTAATGACAGTACGGTTcataagaaaagaaacaaagagtATAGAAGAGACACAAGTAAAACTGAAAACAAACATTTTCGTTCAAAAAGTCCACGTAGTAGGGAATATAGTAGCAAGTACAACAACAGAAGCAGTATTGAGAATAAATATGTATCAAATAAATCACATCCAAATGAAGAAAACCAAAACAAAGACAGATGGAATTCTAAAAAGAAACAAACTCTTaccgaagaagaaaaagagagacgtAGGCAAGAAATGATAGCAAATGCAACGTGGAGAGATAAGGAACGGGAgcgaaatgttaaaaaatatcgtgaggaagaaaagaaagaagtcgATAGCAGTAAAGTATACAATCAGGATTTTGTTAGAAAACAGTTAGCAGTTGCTGCAGAAGTGGGTACTGTTGCATCTAGAATTAAGTCTaacataaataatattcaacggtcTGGGAGAGCAATGGACACAAATTTTgctaaaagataa